In a single window of the Camarhynchus parvulus unplaced genomic scaffold, STF_HiC, whole genome shotgun sequence genome:
- the OLFM2 gene encoding noelin-2 isoform X1, translated as MTVPLLKIGAVLSTMAMVTNWMSQTLPSLVGLNGTAVSRAGTSEKITLFQSPDEGWQVFTSAQAPDGKCLCTAVIPVQGSCSRDLRSLQLRQLLEKVQNISQSMEVLDLRTFRDLQYVRNTEALMKGLDSRLRVASEGHKALNARSFQDLKEKMRELLPLLPVLEQYKADSRLIVHLKDEVRNLSGILLAIQEEMGAYDYEELQQRVLLLEARLHACLQKLGCGKLTGVSNPITIRASGSRFGSWMTDTMTPSTDSRVWYMDGYYKGRRVLEFRSLSDFVSGQNFVQHLLPHPWAGTGHVVFNGSLYYNKFQSNVAVRYHFRSRSVLVQRSLAGAGYNNTFPYSWGGFSDIDFMVDENGLWAVYTTNQNAGNIVVSRVDPHTLEVLRSWDTGYPKRSAGESFMICGILYVTNSHLAGAKIYFAYHTNTSSYEYTDIPFHNQYSHISMLDYNPRERVLYTWNNGHQVIYNVTLFHVINTAGEL; from the exons ATGACGGTGCCGCTGCTGAAGATCGGGGCCGTGCTCAGCACCATGGCCATGGTCACCAACTGGATGTCCCAGACCCTCCCGTCGCTCGTGGGACTCAACGGCACCGCCGTGTCCCGGGCCGGGACATCCGAGAAAATC ACCCTTTTCCAGAGCCCAGACGAGGGCTGGCAGGTTTTCACCTCGGCGCAGGCTCCGGACGGGAAATGTCTCTGCACCGCCGTGATCCCCGTGCAGGGATCCTGCTCCCGCGACCTCCGCAGCCTCCAGCTCCGGCAGCTCCTGGAAAAG GTGCAGAACATTTCCCAGTCCATGGAAGTCCTGGACCTCCGCACCTTCCGGGACCTGCAGTACGTGCGGAACACAGAGGCGCTGATGAAGGGCCTGGACTCGCGGCTCCGCGTGGCCTCTGAGGGCCACAAAGCCCTCAACGCCCGCAGCTTCCAG gatCTGAAGGAGAAGATGCGGgagctgctgccgctgctgccggTGCTGGAGCAGTACAAGGCGGACTCGCGGCTCATCGTGCACCTCAAGGACGAGGTCAGGAACCTCTCGGGGATTCTCCTGGCCAtccaggaggagatgggagccTACGACTacgaggagctgcagcagcgcgtgctgctgctggaggcgcGGCTGCACGCCTGCCTGCAGAAACTgg GCTGTGGGAAGCTGACAGGGGTCAGCAACCCCATCACCATCCGCGCCTCGGGATCGCGCTTTGGATCCTGGATGACTGACACGATGACGCCCAGCACCGACAGCCGG GTGTGGTACATGGACGGCTACTACAAGGGCCGGCGTGTGCTGGAATTCCGCAGCCTCAGCGACTTCGTCTCCGGCCAAAACTTCgtccagcacctcctgcctcaCCCTTGGGCCGGCACTGGCCACGTGGTCTTCAACGGCTCCTTGTACTACAACAAATTCCAGAGCAATGTCGCCGTGCGCTACCACTTCCGCTCCCGCAGCGTCCTGGTGCAGCGCAGCCTCGCCGGCGCCGGCTACAACAACACCTTCCCCTACTCCTGGGGCGGCTTCTCTGACATCGACTTCATGGTGGATGAGAACGGCCTCTGGGCCGTCTACACCACCAACCAGAACGCCGGGAATATCGTGGTGAGCCGCGTGGATCCGCACACCCTGGaagtgctgaggagctgggataCGGGGTACCCCAAACGCAGCGCGGGCGAGTCCTTCATGATCTGTGGGATTCTCTACGTCACCAATTCCCACCTGGCTGGCGCCAAGATTTATTTCGCTTACCACACGAACACTTCCAGCTACGAGTACACGGATATCCCCTTCCATAACCAGTATTCCCACATTTCCATGCTGGACTACAACCCGCGGGAGAGGGTGCTCTACACCTGGAATAACGGCCACCAGGTCATCTACAATGTCACGCTCTTCCACGTCATCAACACGGCCGGAGAGCTGTGA
- the OLFM2 gene encoding noelin-2 isoform X2, with protein MEVLDLRTFRDLQYVRNTEALMKGLDSRLRVASEGHKALNARSFQDLKEKMRELLPLLPVLEQYKADSRLIVHLKDEVRNLSGILLAIQEEMGAYDYEELQQRVLLLEARLHACLQKLGCGKLTGVSNPITIRASGSRFGSWMTDTMTPSTDSRVWYMDGYYKGRRVLEFRSLSDFVSGQNFVQHLLPHPWAGTGHVVFNGSLYYNKFQSNVAVRYHFRSRSVLVQRSLAGAGYNNTFPYSWGGFSDIDFMVDENGLWAVYTTNQNAGNIVVSRVDPHTLEVLRSWDTGYPKRSAGESFMICGILYVTNSHLAGAKIYFAYHTNTSSYEYTDIPFHNQYSHISMLDYNPRERVLYTWNNGHQVIYNVTLFHVINTAGEL; from the exons ATGGAAGTCCTGGACCTCCGCACCTTCCGGGACCTGCAGTACGTGCGGAACACAGAGGCGCTGATGAAGGGCCTGGACTCGCGGCTCCGCGTGGCCTCTGAGGGCCACAAAGCCCTCAACGCCCGCAGCTTCCAG gatCTGAAGGAGAAGATGCGGgagctgctgccgctgctgccggTGCTGGAGCAGTACAAGGCGGACTCGCGGCTCATCGTGCACCTCAAGGACGAGGTCAGGAACCTCTCGGGGATTCTCCTGGCCAtccaggaggagatgggagccTACGACTacgaggagctgcagcagcgcgtgctgctgctggaggcgcGGCTGCACGCCTGCCTGCAGAAACTgg GCTGTGGGAAGCTGACAGGGGTCAGCAACCCCATCACCATCCGCGCCTCGGGATCGCGCTTTGGATCCTGGATGACTGACACGATGACGCCCAGCACCGACAGCCGG GTGTGGTACATGGACGGCTACTACAAGGGCCGGCGTGTGCTGGAATTCCGCAGCCTCAGCGACTTCGTCTCCGGCCAAAACTTCgtccagcacctcctgcctcaCCCTTGGGCCGGCACTGGCCACGTGGTCTTCAACGGCTCCTTGTACTACAACAAATTCCAGAGCAATGTCGCCGTGCGCTACCACTTCCGCTCCCGCAGCGTCCTGGTGCAGCGCAGCCTCGCCGGCGCCGGCTACAACAACACCTTCCCCTACTCCTGGGGCGGCTTCTCTGACATCGACTTCATGGTGGATGAGAACGGCCTCTGGGCCGTCTACACCACCAACCAGAACGCCGGGAATATCGTGGTGAGCCGCGTGGATCCGCACACCCTGGaagtgctgaggagctgggataCGGGGTACCCCAAACGCAGCGCGGGCGAGTCCTTCATGATCTGTGGGATTCTCTACGTCACCAATTCCCACCTGGCTGGCGCCAAGATTTATTTCGCTTACCACACGAACACTTCCAGCTACGAGTACACGGATATCCCCTTCCATAACCAGTATTCCCACATTTCCATGCTGGACTACAACCCGCGGGAGAGGGTGCTCTACACCTGGAATAACGGCCACCAGGTCATCTACAATGTCACGCTCTTCCACGTCATCAACACGGCCGGAGAGCTGTGA
- the PIN1 gene encoding peptidyl-prolyl cis-trans isomerase NIMA-interacting 1 yields MAEEEKLPAGWEKRMSRSSGRVYYFNHLTNASQWERPSGGARAEPGRVRCSHLLVKHNQSRRPSSWRQERITRSKEEALELINGYIQKIKSGEEDFESLASQFSDCSSAKAGGDLGAFGRGQMQKPFEDASFALRAGEMSGPVFTESGIHIILRTE; encoded by the exons atggcggaggaggagaagctgccCGCGGGATGGGAGAAGCGCATGAGCCGCAGCTCCG GCCGGGTGTATTACTTCAACCACCTGACGAACGCCAGCCAATGGGAGCGGCCGAGCGGGGGCGCGCGGGCGGAGCCGGGCCGCGTGCGCTGCTCGCACCTGCTGGTCAAGCACAACCAGTCGCGGCGGCCGAGCAGCTGGCGGCAGGAGCGCATCACCCGCTCCAAGGAGGAGGCGCTGGAGCTCATCAACG gttacATCCAGAAGATCAAATCGGGAGAGGAGGATTTTGAGTCTTTGGCTTCGCAGTTCAGCGACTGCAGCTCGGCCAAGGCTGGGGGGGACCTGGGAGCGTTCGGGAGAG GGCAGATGCAGAAGCCGTTTGAGGACGCCTCGTTCGCGCTGCGGGCCGGCGAGATGAGCGGCCCCGTGTTCACGGAATCCGGGATCCACATCATCCTCCGCACGGAGTGA
- the LOC115916421 gene encoding hepatic lectin-like codes for MDEEELQDDLRLFPVFPNFLVSPHSPFSQFPVFAFSRLGLPRSFPAVYLSLALSSLLLLGLSALALARVSSISSKLHQEKQEWNFSSWDSFLFPCRADSREWEYFSGNCYYFSLARLSWERARERCRERRADLVVVGSFAEQQFLMSRARNERFWIGLTDRNSEGNWEWVDGTDYKSSFTFWQEGEPNDSGNNEDCAHLWISGKWNDVHCTFECFFVCERPLAQKSPFSH; via the exons atgGACGAAGAGGAGCTCCAGGATGACCTGCGCCTCTTCCCAG tttttcccaatttcctgGTTTCTCCCCATTCCCCGTTTTCCCAATTTCCGGTTTTCGCGTTTTCCAGGCTGGGGCTCCCGCGCTCCTTCCCGGCCGTGTACCTGAGCCTGGCGCTCtcctcgctgctgctgctgggcctcAGCGCGCTGGCGCTGGCCAGAG tttCCTCCATTTCCTCCAAACTCCACCAGGAGAAACAGGAATGGAATTTTTCCAGTTGGGATTCCTTCC tgtTCCCGTGCCGGGCGGATTCCCGGgaatgggaatatttctctgggAATTGTTATTATTTCTCGCTGGCGCGGCTGAGCTGGGAGCGGGCGCGGGAGCGGTGCCGGGAGCGCCGCGCCGACCTGGTCGTGGTGGGCAGCTTCGCCGAGCAg CAGTTCCTGATGTCCCGCGCGCGGAACGAGCGCTTCTGGATCGGCCTCACCGACCGGAATTCCgagggaaactgggaatgggtCGATGGCACCGACTACAAATCCTCCTTCAC gttttggCAGGAGGGGGAGCCCAACGACAGCGGGAATAACGAGGATTGCGCTCACCTCTGGATCTCCGGGAAGTGGAACGACGTCCACTGCACCTTCGAGTGCTTCTTCGTCTGCGAACGCCCCcttgcccaaaaatcccctttttcccacTAA
- the LOC115916422 gene encoding LIM homeobox transcription factor 1-beta-like: MKPEEAPSCREQGTPLPGAGSPPAALPALCAGCGRGIWDRFLLRVNERSWHERCLRCSECGRALRGRCFSRERRLLCAPDYERLFPRRCSRCLGALGRSERVLRVLGRVFHERCLRCGSCARRLRSGDEFVLRDGRIVCRGHAEPAAASPAAEDGARSEEEEGRDSRCSRNSGGKDPKRSKRPRTILSSQQRRAFKASFEVSSKPCRKVRETLAAETGLTVRVVQVWFQNQRAKMKKIARRQQQQEQLGNSRGGIPGGRGPRRSGQDGNEDEEGLQPILVPFSRIPPPPLEPNGFGSEAGTFRGTPPELRPYDSEGVFRELDRDALGPLGAALISTENSQQLILGNAGIPEIPEPGDALERLYPGNPGIPEIPEPGNPMERLYSMQSSYFTS, translated from the exons ATGAAGCCGGAGGAGGCTCCGTCCTGCCGGGAGCAGGGAACGCCGCTCCCGGGAGCCG GCTCCCCTCCCGCCGCCCTCCCGGCGCTGTGCGCGGGCTGCGGCCGCGGCATCTGGGACCGGTTCCTGCTGCGGGTGAACGAGCGCTCGTGGCACGAGCGGTGCCTGCGCTGCTCCGAGTGCGGCCGCGCCCTGCGGGGCCGCTGCTTCAGCCGCGAGCGCCGCCTGCTCTGCGCGCCCGACTACGAGCG GCTGTTCCCGCGGCGCTGCAGCCGCTGCCTGGGCGCGCTGGGGCGCTCGGAGCGCGTCCTGCGCGTCCTGGGCCGCGTTTTCCACGAGCGCTGCCTCCGCTGCGGCTCCTGCGCCCGCCGCCTGCGCAGCGGCGACGAGTTCGTGCTGCGCGACGGGCGCATCGTGTGCCGCGGCCACGCCGAGCCCGCGGCGGCCAGCCCCGCCGCCGAGGATGGAG CGAggagcgaggaggaggagggccgGGATTCCCGGTGCTCCCGGAATTCCGGCGGGAAGGATCCCAAACGCTCCAAGCGGCCCCGAACCAtcctgagctcccagcagcGCCGGGCGTTCAAAGCCTCCTTCGAGGTCTCCTCCAAACCCTGCCGGAAG gtgCGGGAGACGCTGGCGGCCGAGACGGGGCTGACGGTCCGGGTGGTCCAGGTGTGGTTCCAGAACCAACGAGCCAAG ATGAAGAAGATCGCccgcaggcagcagcagcaggagcagctcggGAATTCCAGAGGGGGAATTCCAGGCGGGAGAGGACCCAGGAGGAGCGGCCAGGATGGgaatgaggatgaggagg GCCTGCAGCCGATCCTGGTCCCGTTTTCCCGGATTCCGCCACCGCCCCTGGAGCCCAACGGATTCGGGAGCGAGGCCGGAACATTCCGGGGAACCCCCCCGGAGCTCCGGCCCTACG ACTCTGAGGGAGTTTTCCGGGAGCTGGACAGGGACGCCCTAGGACCCTTGGGAGCAGCCCTGATCTCCACAGAGAATTCCCAGCAGCTGATCCTCGGGAATGCCGGAATTCCCGAAATCCCCGAGCCCGGGGACGCCCTGGAGCGCCTGTACCCCGGGAATCCCGGAATTCCCGAAATCCCCGAGCCCGGGAATCCCATGGAGCGCCTGTACTCCATGCAGAGCTCCTACTTCACCTCCTGA